Within Topomyia yanbarensis strain Yona2022 chromosome 2, ASM3024719v1, whole genome shotgun sequence, the genomic segment TTGCGTACTTCTTCTCGGATCACTTAGCCGAGACCATGGATATGATAAAAAATGCCCTAATAATTGATGAAACGGATCAGAATGAAATTATGAGCACGACTGAACTTATGCGATACAAAACGATCGCGAATAAAATAATCGACATCACGTCGATTGAAGCGGATTCCGTTCTACTAAggatgacgtcatcctcgactgATTTAGATTCGCAGTGGAAGTTCTTCGAGCCAATCATCAGTTTCTGTACTGATGTGTTTATGAACGAACGGTGGCTCACGCCTGCTAATCTGGAGAAAACCATGTACTCGAAGCTTCTCCTCAAATACGGAACACTGGCGATAGTGCAAAATTGCGAAGGATTCaagtttgaacaattttctcTCCTTAGACAGTCCAGGGACACGGTGCGAAAAGCGGTATGGCACTCAATTGATGAAGATGAACGAAAAAGAGATCTTATTTTCGTGCGACGACTGGAGGATTTGGAAATTCCAAGGAATTTAATCCGTTATTTGAGATACACGTAGATTAGAGTACTTCCTATACTGGCTAGCATGGCAAATCAGCCCCATGTGGATAGGAAATCCTATAGAACATAGGATAATTATTATAAGCAGTGTAGGGCATACTATTATATAGTTTTAAAGTAAGAAATAATGCACATgtattaaatgattatttagaagtctatttcttttttttattgttttcaatattttcgttACAGTTGagaggggccctattctcacagtcacgtcacttggtgactagaaggaaattttcctctagtcactaggtgacgtgactgtgagaatagggcccctggaaattccaaccagcgacaatccaaagagaatagtgaaagagacgcagagtgaaaatcagtcaaaacggcaacactccctttacgatgatttcaacagtagaatttggcaaccgtttccaaaggcagcactttaaatgactcctattatatcttgaaaacaaaccttttgtcgatcgttggatttgtttatcaaacgatgtgcatttcgaaacaaagagatgaaataattctaaaacttgtttttactcatacatagactctagaatgcaccttacaatcacgattgcactaaattctgacgaaaattcaaattttttttgatagatttacaatacttatctcctccaactcaggcatgagtaatgtttatttacattgcacgattggtctgctcaataaggtatttttggcttcacactattcgtctcttttcctattctctttgcgACAATCGTTTTTTCTCGTGTTcatctaagacaagacgtgacaaaaGGGGGGggccgtttttgttccaattttatgtcagaatgttccagctcctgattggttgattctgacgttttgcaccgtacgcaatgttactacAGGGATATCGAAATTATGTtttgcagtgttgctatatttataggaaaagattttcattacttttgacaaataaaattattatcgttaaaaaagtaaaaatgactaaattgaacTGAATTTGCgcggcaaagtgaaacaagtatttatcatgcatttaccgcATACGTGGTTGAtcaactttaacaaaaataagacagaaatCACACTGTAAtctaaaattattcagaaaatggcttcgtcaaaccttactaaacaaccatgacatggaaaaaacgtgtccttcatcaatatagtgaattcaagatacaaaattttgtcggcataaaataaattaacaagactatattttcattaataaaaacagcaacactgttcggaagatttcggcagggtgaaaatgtgcgaaaagatgaatgccgaaggaaaaataagaagccgattgtcacgtcttgtcttaggtgttCATTGCCAATCCATCATGCATGCACACGCCTGAAGTATTGCGCCTTAAAGTTGTACGCACACGAGGCAACAGGAAACAcgccacaaaaatattcactatggattatgttctacctattccaacgagcaacagcgttggaataggtagaacataatccatagtgaatatttttgtggcgtgtttcctgtcgcctcgtgtgcgAACAgcttaaagacgctgaatccctctgcaGAGGATAAAGAATCCAAAGAAATTCGCTacgaatccttctggaacgagggccattgacaggtctcgtgctcgattggaataacactgacagataaacggtaaacaaacgattgacgtgtcgagtctttatccgccacggaaacgaaaaactacctaaaattgagttcctttgactcaatctcgtggtatcgtgggggaacttaaaattaggtaaaccgtgttgaaggtagtttccatttaaccacgataaaaattacaactcattgataggttttttatactcaaatttaagttgaatttacctaatgttgagtataccccaaacaactcaaaagtacgttcctccacggaagacctcgactgagtcgaatctctcgttttatttttgacaacactaataagtgcgaaagcgacgcacaactcaaaagtaagttaaaagaacttattctgcaggttgttttatttaaccgtgtaaacaaacgattgacgtgtcgagtctttatccggagggccagtgagcaaattttctggcagacaccgctctgctagatttctgtaagtcttggtttggcagccctgtcagatttctgcgcatattctgtcgggttagttgagctagggcgaactcggtttcgctcgcgttttctggcacattttgacaggaaccgagctaaaccctggcataactcggacataaactgtgcaaagattctggtaattcctacctggtagaatttagcacaaatcgagcaaaacatctgacaaagatgtggcaggaagcgtgcagagatcttggccgtacatttctgcctcgattctggataaaagtgagcagcatccgttggtttaaccgcttctgtcagaaacggttgttgcatttgagcgaattcgttgccagaattctcgcacaaatcgcgcaaaatgctcgcagaaacgctgccagcatcaatttcgctttgctcaacttttgctaactttctgcttgccacgctgatcGGGAATTcgtctggcaacgaattcgctcaaatgcaacaaccgtttctgacagaagcggttaaaccaaccgatgctgcttacttttatccagaatcaaGCCAGAAATGTATAcagccaagatctctgcacgcttcctgccacatctttgtcagatgttttgctcgattcgtgctaaattctaccaggtaggaattgccaggatttttgcacagtttatgtccgggttatgccagggttttgctcgattcctgtcaaaatttgccagaaaacgcgagcgaaacccaAGAtgggagaaaggtgggaacatttgacacttttgagtgtattagtttaatacttgcaaaattaggtatggcggccggggcccttgaagtgaacgaacgagcatcctgattgtttgcgcacgatgaaaagtgagaaaaagccgagcttcacctcggatctgcctattagaacacttagggacactttttacttcgaacaaaccgattaaattaactataaccgaaccgaaagaaaacttatggcaacagaaaggcccactacgtcatttgtttgtgcatttcttcttcatatcctcttgttttttcggcttaatcaaagaaaaatgacaaccgcactcacacacagaaaaccTGTAACCATCTTCACGgtaaaaactttacccattttatgtattcaaattgcccattttcggaagttattcgagctgtcaaaaaatgggtgttgttttgtttctaacattgagtactttttatccatttagGCGAGTGGCGTTGGCTGTCAACAAAGATTATTATGACTGAAAACCTCTTAGCTAAAAACGATagtattaaaaattaaatttaacattGGTTTGTAATTTTTACGCATTATTTGCTCACTAATACGCGGTAATATATTTCTAGATACTTGAAAAACGACATACAGTTTCTGTTAGGTCAAACACATTCCAGCAATGACGGTGGTAGAATTTTTCGGCTGCTCGTTCCTGGCTTTTGGACCTCCGTTGGCAATGTTTTCGCTGACAATTGCCCACGACCCAATCAGGATAATCATACTGATAGCAGCTTCCTTCTGTTGGCTTGTCTCGCTGCTGCTATCATCCACCGTATGGTTCGCTGTCTACACGTTGCGGGACAAGCTAGTGTTCGGTCTAATATGTTCCGTATTCATTCAGGTTGGTATACTTTGAAGCAGACATATAGAGATTATAACTAAATGAGTAAATTGCAGGAAGCCTTTCGATATCTCATGTATAGGCTGCTGCGCAAGACGGAACGTGGTTTGCAGGAGGTAACTGAAATCGCTCGAATATCAGACTACAAGCACATCTTGTCATACGTCGCTGGACTAGGTTTCGGCATTATCAGTGGAGCATTTTCGCTGGTCAACATTCTGGCTGATTCAGTAGGTCCAGCTACGGTTGGGTTGACGTCAGGGTCGAACATTTTCATTGTGATTAGTGCAGCACAATCTCTCTGCATGATCTTGTTGCACACCTTTTGGGGTGTGATTTTCTTCAATGCTTGCGATTTGAAAAACTACTATCATATCGCTTACGTCGTGGTCAGCCATCTGTTTGTGTCCGGTATCACGCTACTCAACAGCCAGGAACTGTATGCCGTTTCGCTGATCGCTTCCTACATTGTGATGATGATCACTTGTGTAATTGCTTTCCGAGTGGTGGGTGGGAATGTTGCTTCATTTAGGAAGTTTGTCACTTGCAAGTAAGCAACGGTCGTCTTATTTATTTGAACTCTTAATGTATTACCTATAATGATATACCCAAATAAACAAGTTATTTTGAAGCTTAATTGCATCTATTAGAAAGCTATATTTCCATAGCCAGTATTTGCGTACAGATAGGTCATTTTGAATCCATTAATGTAGGATGGAATACAACATTACGAATAGAACTTTTGAACGAAGGTTTATTCGAATATCGCGTTTCATATTACTTTCTATAATAGAGAATTGCATGAAACTCTAGCCCAAATGTTTGAGCAGTCGAAAATAGTAAAACTTCAATTAGGTATATTCGATGGGATTCATCGATGTAAGTCGATCGAAAAGaaaaacagcgtaataattgGATAAAATGGCCTCATTTTGAGTACTAAGGTTGTAGGTAGCTGACATTCTTAAACAGTTAAAAGTGGTTTTAAGAAGCATAATGCTTTTCTCTTTGGTTGATCATTGATTACGAGAATATTTCGTTTTTTGCTGATCTGAAGAGTAAAATAGGAATATTTCGGAAATTTCTCTTGCCGCAATAGATGAATTTAAGACCCGCGAGAATCAAACtgacacattttttcagtgaaTTAAAGTGAGTGCGAGAAACCGAGTGCTCTTTCTGTATTTCATAAAGGATTATTTTTACTCAGACGCTAATTGGAATCGAATTTTATTACTGAGGGTTATTTCGGAATGTCTGAAATATAGTTAAAACGAATAATTGATCGTAAATATGATATAATTACGATTAAGTAAAAGATTCTTGCTGTGTTAGCGTCTGTAGCATGTATCAAAAGGGACCGCCGTTTTCTTTCCTTTCCGGTGCTCCGAAAATGCAATATCCTATAGACAAGAAAAACAGTATTAAAGCGTATGCTTCTAAATTGATTAAACTGGTTTTTCTAATAACAAAACGTCAGATAGGGGTGAAAGACCAATTTCTGTGCATCCTAAGATGCAAGTTTGTTGTtatcattcaaatgtttgtcaAATGAACTATGCGTCATCAGAAAGAGGAAAAAATGTAGGGGTACTTAAAAATTAAACTTACCATACGATCGATTCGCAAAGATTTCGCTATAGATGAGGCAATAGGTATCCTAGAAAAAAACGTGGTTAATATGACGAGAATAATTTTATGGTTATTGGATTACGGTCTATTCTCAGCTAGGGGTGAAAGACCAATTTCAAGATAGTATAAATTAGTTATCATTCTGCATAAGTCAAATGAACTATGCATCATCATTGATAGATTGTTTTACAAATCGGCAGCACACGCCAATAATTACCTTTTTGGATTTCAATTGAGATTCCATCCATCCGACATTCTCGTCAGTaatctacaaaaaaaaaaagacatttGTCGATTAATACTTTAAAAAGGTGGATGAAATCAGTCGAATTTCCGTGACATTATCAGAATCCTTTTGgtttaaagttttgaaatgGGTGTAATCGATCAGCGATTATCAGATTCATTTTTTCATCATAGTCTAcctaaatttaataaattggGTGGTTACATGAGATGCTTACCAAGGTCTTCTCGCATATAAATATGACTCAGCAGTGCAGTAACATCTGTAAAGATACACACTTGGATtagaattttgaatatttcttttttttgcaACTGATATTGCTTTTTATAGAATAGTTCAGCTGGCCGTTCTTATAAACTTAATCACAATTATCAgtttagaaaaaagaacaatCATCATTTTAGAGCCGAGTATATGTAGGCTACCATATTGATCAGAAAACCAAAATGTTATCCCCATAATTGAACAGTTAAGACTTGAACCAACCTTGATATCATCCCGATGGTTTCCGGAACTTTCCTTGTACAAAAATCCTAGGTACATCAATGTTCTCCTTGGGATTGACTGTCCTTCGGTAGATGTAACTGTTCGTGACCACTTCGAAACCAGCCTTTCGGAACAAGCCACCCACTTCATCTTCGGCAAAGTAGTAACTCCTAGTTCCGTCCTGTCGCATGTAGAAATTTTCGGCTATTTTGTGTCCTGGCTTGAATCTTAACTGAGCCATATCGTATAAACCGTAATCCCGAAACAGTACCATCCCGCCAGGTTTCATCAACCGAAAAATGTTCCCAACAACCGCGTCAAATTTATCCGGGTGGATCGCCGATAGGACGAAAATGAGCGTCGCTATATTCAAGCTGCTTTCGCCAAGCATTTCGAATACTTGATCCGTGGTAATGTCGCATGGGAAAGCCATCATGTACTGTTCATCATACAGGTTATGTTGCTTTACCAGCTCAATTGCACGTGGCGAGAGGTCACAAGCGTAGACAAAATAATCTCGATGACCTTCTTCGATTAGCGGAAAAACGAGATTACCTACACCACAGCCGATTTCTAGCAACGTTTTCGCGCTTCCGGTGGAAATACCACTCCCATcggaaagtagctcttcaaacTCACGTGTTGTCCAGTGACGATCTTTGAAAAATCTAGTCTCGTTCCGCTTGTAGAAAAGGTCCCAGTGTTTGCGTGCATCCAATTCTAGTTTGCGGGCATGGAAATCCGAAACCATCCGCTTATTTTGCTCTTCCAAGTGAGCTTTTTCATCATCGGTAAGGACTTTAGCAGCGCTTGTTGCAACATCGCCGAGATTGAAGGACCCATGCTTGGGTTTGGCATGCGGATCTTCGTTTGCTGACATTGTCCGTTTACCAACACGTGGGTCAATATGACCTCCGATATGGTAACATCACCTAACCATTTTGTATAATTTTCGCGAAAACTCACTGAAAACAGGACTAAAGCTAAAAATTGTTCCAACTTCAACGATGGTTCAAAACGAAATGGACGATTTCTGAAAGTGCTTTCACCAGAATGTCAAAAGCTTCACATTCGTTTAcagctaggataggatccgccagctctgtcttctgtttttgaaccaattctgaaccagctcgtgattggacgaaagtgacataggcaaaccttcggcttggaaactaaaagtaccaaagggctgcttggaagtgttgtcatattgtgatatcaaacataaaacgacgattgttaagGTTCCCCCACACTGACGCGATTTTGTCGCAGCGATTGCGAAAATTTCGCGAAGCGACTTGTCGCTAGCAACTCTGCTCATGGCGACAGATGTGCGCTCCCATACTGACGCGAACTTTTCGCGTCGGCTGTTGCGAAATTGCAGCGATTTTTGAACAATCGCTGCGTGCGAGCATTGTGTCACAGTCGCTGGGTGTTCGCCAGATATTCAAGATGGCGCAGACTAATCAACTATTGTCATTTGGCGCATCTCAACTTTACATAAGTTGACCAGAATtccgaaaaaaatgaatatagttatacgaaaaaaatcgcctaaatttcaaaaccaaactgATGGACGCTTCTATACCACTACCAAGTCCAACAAAACTATTTGAAAACGAAGATTACATACCGTGTGAAAGCCAGGTAAATCGAATAAATACTGGAGCggtaaaattgaattgaaagtaGGGTGGTTAGAGCtatttagggtaaggtggggcaaatccgacctagtaaatggttttggctgtaaaatgcacattttacatcggatcaagtcgttttatataccaaattaaaggttagacttctgggcaactttctgtatatagcattttatttattttttcccttttttatttcgactatgttagtcacattttcttttttacgttttaacgacattcaattagctagagattactgggtagggaaagttatgaaacttagagccatagtactcaagtgagagcaaggatgtgaagtaaacagatcggaaaactagaagtggcagggtcattagaacaggcttaatatcgtgcgggc encodes:
- the LOC131679127 gene encoding gamma-secretase subunit Aph-1-like — translated: MTVVEFFGCSFLAFGPPLAMFSLTIAHDPIRIIILIAASFCWLVSLLLSSTVWFAVYTLRDKLVFGLICSVFIQEAFRYLMYRLLRKTERGLQEVTEIARISDYKHILSYVAGLGFGIISGAFSLVNILADSVGPATVGLTSGSNIFIVISAAQSLCMILLHTFWGVIFFNACDLKNYYHIAYVVVSHLFVSGITLLNSQELYAVSLIASYIVMMITCVIAFRVVGGNVASFRKFVTCK
- the LOC131679126 gene encoding tRNA N(3)-methylcytidine methyltransferase METTL6-like, which codes for MSANEDPHAKPKHGSFNLGDVATSAAKVLTDDEKAHLEEQNKRMVSDFHARKLELDARKHWDLFYKRNETRFFKDRHWTTREFEELLSDGSGISTGSAKTLLEIGCGVGNLVFPLIEEGHRDYFVYACDLSPRAIELVKQHNLYDEQYMMAFPCDITTDQVFEMLGESSLNIATLIFVLSAIHPDKFDAVVGNIFRLMKPGGMVLFRDYGLYDMAQLRFKPGHKIAENFYMRQDGTRSYYFAEDEVGGLFRKAGFEVVTNSYIYRRTVNPKENIDVPRIFVQGKFRKPSG